A region from the Hydrogenimonas sp. genome encodes:
- a CDS encoding DnaJ-class molecular chaperone CbpA, producing MSKSLYETLGVSENASADEIKRAYRKLARKYHPDINKDPDAEDKFKEINAAYEVLSDPEKKKQYDQFGDQMFGGQDFRDFARGQGANVDLDEILRNIFGGGGFGGFGGGGAHGGFGGFGGFDMGGMDLDIHAKITIPFNVAVLGGTHSVSLNGENFDIRIPAGVKSGETLRIRGKGKSYNGQRGDLLLKIEVAESPEYERRGDDLYKTIDIPLKIAMFGGKIKVRTLEKEITLKVPKNTKNGQKFRVKGLGVLNRKSKIKGDLYLVANIVLPKVEDLDPELAKMMEEKLPGGENA from the coding sequence ATGAGTAAAAGCCTGTACGAGACATTGGGTGTAAGTGAAAACGCCAGTGCGGACGAGATAAAACGTGCATACAGAAAGCTGGCGAGAAAGTATCACCCCGATATCAACAAAGATCCAGATGCCGAAGACAAGTTCAAAGAGATAAATGCAGCTTACGAGGTTCTCAGTGATCCTGAGAAGAAGAAGCAGTATGACCAGTTCGGAGACCAGATGTTCGGCGGTCAGGATTTCCGCGATTTCGCGAGAGGGCAGGGCGCCAATGTCGATTTAGACGAGATTCTGCGAAATATTTTCGGAGGCGGAGGCTTCGGAGGCTTCGGCGGAGGCGGAGCCCACGGCGGATTTGGGGGCTTCGGCGGTTTCGATATGGGGGGTATGGATCTAGATATCCATGCGAAAATAACGATTCCTTTCAACGTGGCGGTACTGGGAGGCACCCACTCCGTCTCTTTGAATGGTGAAAATTTCGATATACGTATTCCTGCCGGGGTAAAAAGCGGTGAGACTCTGAGAATCCGCGGTAAAGGGAAGAGCTACAACGGTCAAAGAGGCGATCTGCTTCTGAAGATCGAAGTGGCTGAGAGTCCGGAATATGAAAGAAGGGGTGATGACCTCTACAAGACGATAGATATTCCTCTCAAAATCGCGATGTTCGGAGGAAAGATCAAGGTTCGGACTCTCGAGAAAGAGATCACCCTGAAGGTTCCGAAAAATACGAAAAACGGGCAGAAGTTCCGTGTAAAAGGACTTGGTGTGCTCAACAGAAAGAGCAAAATCAAAGGAGATCTCTACCTTGTGGCCAACATAGTGCTTCCGAAGGTGGAAGATCTCGATCCTGAACTTGCCAAAATGATGGAAGAGAAGCTCCCGGGAGGTGAAAATGCATAG
- a CDS encoding ribonuclease Z: MKITFLGTSAGIPTKNRYVSALALQLENSREWMLFDCGEGTQYRLMQTSLSSFNLSKIFITHLHGDHIYGIFGLLASRGLSRAEKEVEIYGPSGIKELLETVLRLSQLNLPFEMNVTEIEDGDLYRFEKFSVEVRKLSHSITTFGFIVTEAEKEGRFDVERARRAEIPEGPLYGRLKRGESVTLADGRRVDGKSFIGAPRRGKRVIIGGDNDKPSLFEEYNGVDLMIHEATYTQRDFEKLPRKFMHSTAKSVAVAASNMGAKRLILTHISPRYDKEGRVFELLEEAKSRFDGDVEVAYDLMSVEI; encoded by the coding sequence ATGAAGATTACATTCCTGGGAACTTCCGCGGGTATACCGACAAAAAACAGATACGTTTCCGCGCTTGCCCTTCAGTTGGAAAACAGCAGGGAGTGGATGCTTTTTGACTGCGGTGAAGGGACCCAGTACAGGCTTATGCAGACTTCCCTCTCCTCTTTCAATCTGTCGAAGATATTCATAACCCACCTGCATGGAGACCATATCTACGGTATTTTCGGACTCCTGGCATCCAGAGGTCTGAGCAGAGCGGAAAAGGAAGTCGAAATTTACGGACCGTCGGGAATCAAAGAGCTTCTGGAGACGGTTCTGCGTCTCTCTCAGCTCAATCTTCCGTTCGAGATGAATGTTACCGAAATTGAGGATGGTGATCTCTACCGTTTTGAAAAGTTTTCCGTAGAGGTCCGAAAACTCTCCCACTCCATAACCACGTTCGGTTTCATAGTCACCGAAGCCGAAAAAGAGGGGCGCTTCGATGTTGAAAGAGCCAGAAGAGCCGAGATTCCCGAAGGGCCGCTGTACGGTAGACTCAAACGCGGCGAGAGTGTAACTCTTGCCGACGGCCGTAGAGTCGACGGAAAGAGTTTCATCGGTGCACCGAGGCGCGGAAAGAGGGTGATCATAGGTGGAGATAACGACAAGCCTTCGCTATTCGAGGAATATAACGGTGTCGACCTGATGATACACGAGGCTACATATACCCAAAGAGACTTTGAAAAACTGCCGCGAAAATTTATGCACTCTACCGCGAAATCTGTAGCTGTTGCGGCTTCAAATATGGGGGCAAAACGATTGATATTAACTCATATCAGCCCACGCTACGATAAGGAGGGGAGAGTTTTCGAACTTCTTGAGGAGGCGAAGAGCCGCTTCGACGGGGATGTCGAAGTGGCTTATGACCTTATGTCTGTTGAGATATGA
- a CDS encoding IMP cyclohydrolase /phosphoribosylaminoimidazolecarboxamide formyltransferase — translation MRALISVSDKTGVVEFAKGLEELGYEIVSTGGTYKILKDNGIDAVEIDEVTKFPECFEGRVKTLNPYIHGGILHRRDRQSHLDQAKELGVEAIDLVCVNLYPFKATIERTDDFEEIIENIDIGGPAMVRSAAKNFDSVVIVTDPGDYAAVLEALQSGSNTLEMRRNLMIKAFEHTAAYDSMIANYMNRRFNEGFGEKQFVVGSKVFNTRYGENPHQKGALYEFDDFYSKNFKTLKGEASFNNLTDISGAVKIAAAFGEENAVCIVKHGNPCGFAIRGNLPDAYTEALKCDPVSAFGGVVAVNGVVDKELAQKMNEIFLEVVIAGRITEEAQEVFASKKRIKLFEFGADRLLVSDDAYDFKHISGGFVYQDADRVGEEEVKNAELKSEREASPQEMKDLEIAWKVAALTKSNCVVYVKDGAMVAVGMGMTSRVDAARCALKKAEEMGLDVTGAAMASEAFFPFRDSVDSAAAAGVKAIIEPGGSIRDDEVIEAANEHGIALYFTGVRHFLH, via the coding sequence ATGCGTGCATTGATAAGTGTCAGCGACAAAACCGGAGTGGTGGAGTTCGCCAAGGGGCTTGAGGAGCTCGGTTACGAGATAGTCTCTACGGGCGGGACCTATAAAATTCTTAAAGATAACGGCATAGATGCCGTCGAGATAGACGAAGTTACGAAGTTTCCGGAGTGTTTCGAGGGGCGTGTTAAGACTCTCAACCCTTACATTCACGGGGGTATTTTGCACAGGCGCGACAGGCAGAGCCACCTGGATCAGGCCAAAGAGCTCGGTGTGGAGGCCATAGACCTGGTCTGCGTCAACCTCTACCCGTTCAAGGCGACGATAGAGAGAACCGACGACTTCGAGGAGATCATAGAGAACATCGATATCGGCGGGCCGGCTATGGTTCGCAGTGCGGCGAAGAATTTCGACAGCGTTGTCATAGTGACCGACCCGGGCGACTACGCTGCGGTGCTGGAGGCTCTGCAGAGTGGTAGCAACACTCTCGAGATGCGCCGCAACCTTATGATAAAGGCTTTCGAGCATACGGCCGCCTACGACAGTATGATAGCAAACTACATGAACCGCCGCTTCAACGAAGGTTTCGGAGAGAAACAGTTTGTGGTTGGCTCAAAGGTCTTCAACACCCGCTATGGTGAGAACCCTCACCAGAAGGGTGCGCTCTACGAGTTCGACGACTTCTACTCCAAAAACTTCAAAACACTCAAGGGTGAAGCTAGTTTCAACAACCTAACCGACATAAGCGGGGCGGTAAAGATAGCCGCGGCTTTCGGCGAAGAGAATGCGGTCTGCATCGTCAAACACGGCAACCCTTGCGGCTTTGCGATCCGCGGCAATCTGCCGGATGCCTACACTGAAGCTCTCAAGTGTGACCCGGTATCGGCCTTCGGCGGGGTCGTTGCGGTCAACGGTGTTGTCGACAAAGAGCTGGCGCAGAAGATGAACGAGATCTTTCTCGAGGTGGTGATTGCCGGGCGCATTACCGAAGAGGCGCAGGAGGTATTTGCAAGCAAAAAGCGCATAAAACTTTTCGAGTTCGGCGCCGATAGATTATTGGTAAGCGATGATGCCTACGACTTCAAGCATATTTCGGGAGGATTCGTCTACCAGGATGCCGACAGGGTAGGTGAAGAAGAGGTGAAAAACGCTGAGCTCAAGAGCGAGCGTGAAGCTTCTCCGCAGGAGATGAAAGACCTCGAAATTGCCTGGAAGGTTGCCGCGCTTACGAAGTCCAACTGTGTCGTATATGTCAAGGATGGCGCCATGGTGGCCGTCGGTATGGGTATGACCAGCAGGGTAGATGCAGCCCGCTGTGCTCTGAAAAAGGCCGAAGAGATGGGCCTTGACGTTACGGGTGCGGCGATGGCCAGCGAAGCCTTCTTCCCCTTCAGGGACTCTGTAGACTCGGCCGCCGCAGCAGGTGTGAAGGCGATTATCGAGCCGGGCGGCTCCATACGTGACGACGAGGTTATTGAGGCTGCGAACGAGCATGGCATAGCCCTCTACTTTACAGGGGTAAGGCACTTCCTGCATTAA
- a CDS encoding HspR, transcriptional repressor of DnaK operon, producing the protein MHSYDEPVYLISVVAKVLNIHPQTLRQYEREGLIEPSRTQGRMRLYSQRDIDRIKLILRLTRDLGVNLAGVDIIMQLKEKIDAMQEEIDSLREQLKAENSSSIIPSHKAVVAKSNYEIIIFEEE; encoded by the coding sequence ATGCATAGTTACGATGAACCGGTCTATCTGATAAGTGTGGTTGCCAAGGTGCTCAACATTCATCCCCAGACACTAAGGCAGTATGAGAGAGAGGGGCTGATAGAGCCCTCGCGGACGCAGGGGAGGATGCGCCTCTATTCACAGCGCGATATCGACAGAATCAAGCTGATTCTCCGTCTTACCAGAGACTTGGGGGTCAATCTTGCCGGCGTCGACATCATAATGCAGTTGAAAGAGAAGATAGACGCGATGCAGGAGGAGATCGACTCTCTCAGAGAGCAGCTGAAGGCTGAGAACAGCTCCAGTATCATCCCGAGCCATAAGGCTGTAGTAGCCAAAAGCAACTACGAAATCATCATATTTGAAGAGGAGTAG
- a CDS encoding GGDEF and EAL domain proteins: protein MINFVNSKSYIEKQLDINARNTALALALSLGIANGDKEQIESLIDTVFERGRYEMIELEDINRLPIYKKTREPLTDDVPDWFRRSVPINTTMVEMLVSPKDRPIGVLLVKADSSTAYGQLYSLFKYTVIIFALFGTLGLLFLRFTLKIVLKSLESIRSQAEGILHNRFVIQKELPKTAELREIAEVMNSIVKRVKELFERSSEAMKKNREIYYLDPLTSLFNRRYFQVKLPEYLLANDSRSRGSLLMTRVNGISGANRRIGHKKVDEFFIEFSEILKKACESVHEPTVCRINGTEFLMILPILNGETAKEVARNIMKKCLVLTDRYDLNDTIYFSFGITEYTRNEQVAKLMASVDYALSDASLYNENHITLFKADKNSLLVLGKSQWREIITSALDNEKLVPELAPVINLKKNEKVAYALAFDIEQDGFRYRYGDYLPSVVELGLEHDLLVYELEYLKKHRFMHNALSIEIYAETLLDSSKYLTFEKYLREIVPLLKGRLFVEISEYEIVSLDPIVVERISGILDEIGVRFGINRFGGDKGTYGYLKYTAPAYVKIHERFYMDMEQGAKSAMFTLLGSLDIKLIVTDVHESSIEQIKEEGIRYIMPVL, encoded by the coding sequence TTGATAAATTTCGTAAACTCCAAAAGCTACATAGAGAAGCAACTCGATATAAACGCCAGGAATACAGCTTTGGCGCTCGCTCTCTCATTGGGAATAGCGAACGGTGACAAAGAGCAGATAGAGTCACTGATAGATACTGTATTCGAACGCGGTAGGTATGAGATGATAGAGCTTGAAGATATCAACAGGCTTCCAATCTATAAAAAAACGAGGGAGCCGCTAACTGATGACGTTCCGGACTGGTTCAGGAGGAGTGTTCCGATAAATACGACAATGGTAGAGATGCTAGTCTCTCCCAAAGACCGTCCAATAGGTGTTCTGCTTGTTAAAGCCGACAGTTCTACCGCATATGGGCAGTTATATTCACTTTTTAAATATACGGTAATAATATTTGCGCTTTTTGGAACTTTGGGACTCTTGTTTCTCCGTTTTACACTGAAAATCGTGTTGAAATCTCTTGAAAGTATAAGAAGCCAGGCTGAAGGAATACTCCACAACAGGTTTGTCATTCAAAAAGAGCTCCCGAAAACCGCAGAGCTTAGAGAGATTGCAGAGGTGATGAATTCGATAGTCAAGCGTGTCAAAGAGCTTTTCGAAAGAAGCTCCGAGGCTATGAAGAAGAACCGGGAGATCTACTACTTGGATCCTTTGACATCTCTTTTCAACAGACGCTATTTTCAGGTGAAACTTCCGGAATATCTGCTCGCCAATGACAGCAGATCAAGAGGTTCCCTGCTCATGACAAGAGTAAACGGTATATCCGGGGCGAACCGTAGGATAGGCCATAAAAAGGTGGATGAGTTTTTTATAGAGTTTTCGGAAATATTGAAAAAAGCTTGTGAGTCCGTACATGAGCCAACAGTCTGCCGGATCAACGGAACAGAATTTCTAATGATACTTCCAATATTGAACGGTGAAACGGCAAAAGAGGTTGCACGTAATATTATGAAAAAGTGCCTTGTTCTTACAGATAGGTATGACCTGAATGATACCATCTACTTCAGTTTCGGAATAACGGAGTATACAAGAAACGAACAGGTGGCGAAACTTATGGCGAGTGTGGACTATGCTCTTTCGGATGCTTCCTTATATAACGAGAACCATATCACCCTCTTTAAAGCGGATAAAAATAGTTTACTGGTATTGGGAAAATCACAATGGCGAGAGATTATAACTTCGGCTCTGGATAATGAAAAACTTGTGCCGGAGCTTGCCCCGGTAATCAACCTCAAGAAGAATGAAAAGGTTGCGTATGCACTCGCTTTTGATATAGAGCAGGATGGCTTCAGGTACAGGTATGGAGACTATCTTCCTTCTGTAGTGGAGCTTGGACTCGAACACGATCTGCTTGTGTACGAGTTAGAGTATCTAAAGAAACACAGATTCATGCATAATGCACTCAGTATTGAGATCTATGCCGAGACTCTGCTCGACAGCAGCAAATACCTCACTTTTGAAAAGTATCTAAGAGAGATAGTACCGCTTTTGAAGGGGAGGCTTTTTGTTGAGATCTCGGAGTATGAGATAGTTTCTCTCGATCCGATTGTTGTGGAGAGAATATCCGGTATACTCGATGAAATAGGGGTAAGATTCGGAATAAACAGGTTTGGTGGTGACAAGGGGACGTACGGCTACCTCAAATATACCGCACCTGCATATGTTAAAATACATGAGAGATTTTATATGGATATGGAGCAAGGTGCGAAAAGTGCCATGTTTACGCTGCTTGGAAGCCTGGATATCAAGCTGATTGTTACAGATGTACATGAAAGCAGTATAGAGCAGATAAAAGAGGAGGGCATTCGCTACATTATGCCCGTCCTGTAG
- a CDS encoding transcriptional regulator, TetR family produces the protein MPKQENTREKIIAAAIELIAKNGYKGASVRKIAAAVGIRESAIYNHFKNKEEILKEIFSRIFSTPFETGDIEEKAKKGKSFLHQYAVAYKLVSFDKKMEKLFRVMMIELFQNEDLRESFLQELHHKEIQSISKALFIMMQEGMIRSGDPMFMAQEFLSPLFYIRVMVSLLRTDSKPTAPIAAHFEKHVDFFWESVAI, from the coding sequence ATGCCGAAACAGGAAAATACAAGAGAGAAAATCATCGCCGCGGCGATTGAGTTGATCGCGAAAAACGGATACAAAGGAGCTTCGGTTAGAAAAATTGCCGCGGCGGTAGGAATTCGCGAAAGTGCGATATACAACCATTTCAAAAACAAAGAGGAGATTTTGAAAGAGATATTCTCCAGGATATTCTCAACCCCTTTCGAGACGGGTGACATAGAGGAGAAGGCGAAAAAGGGGAAGTCGTTTCTACATCAGTATGCGGTAGCCTACAAGCTTGTCTCTTTCGATAAAAAGATGGAGAAGCTCTTCAGGGTGATGATGATAGAGCTTTTTCAGAACGAAGATTTGAGAGAGAGTTTTCTTCAGGAGCTTCACCACAAGGAGATACAGTCGATATCGAAGGCGCTTTTCATAATGATGCAGGAGGGAATGATTAGGTCTGGCGACCCGATGTTCATGGCGCAGGAGTTTCTCTCTCCCCTATTCTACATAAGAGTAATGGTCTCACTTTTGCGTACAGACTCGAAGCCGACGGCACCGATAGCCGCACACTTCGAAAAACATGTCGACTTCTTCTGGGAGTCGGTAGCTATATAA
- a CDS encoding ADP-ribose pyrophosphatase — protein sequence MPIKTPFVATDSIIECFDDNGNFNGIVLIKRGNRPYGTALPGGFVEIGERVEDACVREMKEETGLEVSLRHLLGVYSDPKRDPRFHTVSVVYISRASGFPKAGDDAKECALFHLSQIPWEDLVFDHEKILRDYLNYKENC from the coding sequence ATGCCGATCAAGACCCCCTTCGTAGCGACCGACAGCATAATCGAATGTTTCGACGACAACGGCAACTTCAATGGCATTGTTCTCATAAAAAGAGGGAACAGACCCTACGGAACCGCCCTGCCCGGAGGGTTTGTAGAGATCGGAGAGAGGGTTGAAGATGCCTGCGTCAGGGAGATGAAGGAGGAGACGGGGCTGGAGGTATCCCTCCGGCACCTGCTGGGTGTATACTCCGACCCGAAGCGGGACCCGCGATTCCACACGGTTTCCGTGGTCTACATCAGCCGTGCATCCGGCTTTCCGAAAGCGGGAGATGACGCCAAAGAGTGCGCACTCTTTCACCTTTCGCAGATACCGTGGGAAGATCTGGTATTCGACCACGAAAAGATTTTGAGAGACTACCTTAACTACAAGGAAAATTGCTGA
- a CDS encoding integrase-recombinase protein XERCD family yields the protein MQYPLDPAKSFDKSLLFWISRYMHSKLNSLSNTQVKEPRKLAEVIASLRSGCDTIDELTKLAKIARNAGLIGINTYYKPLEKLYGYLTALHISSMREIDEELISDFLASATAGLSDATKKNYRIAMINFFGFIERQNGEEDGKSHHYGIVLKNWGGLSGKSGTKLPSYMREEEVERFMEAIDTYPFRQAVAARNRLLIKMILFTGIRVGEALNLKVKDLIPEDGVYLIRVLGKGNKARVVMIKASHINEYLKEWLSLRECREEYLFCNKKGTPLTQAYVSRIVEKILMRAGIRKEKNGAHMLRHTFATMLYLKKKDLVLVQEALGHASLDTSRIYTHFDKDRLKEAANVMDEIAGGSK from the coding sequence ATGCAATATCCTCTCGACCCGGCAAAGAGTTTCGACAAAAGCCTGCTCTTCTGGATAAGCCGTTATATGCACTCGAAGCTCAACTCGCTGTCTAACACACAGGTAAAGGAGCCGCGGAAGCTTGCGGAGGTCATAGCTTCGCTAAGGAGCGGATGCGACACTATCGACGAGCTGACAAAACTCGCGAAGATTGCAAGAAACGCCGGCCTTATCGGGATAAATACATATTACAAGCCGCTGGAGAAGCTCTACGGCTATCTAACCGCCCTGCATATATCATCTATGAGAGAGATCGACGAAGAGCTTATAAGCGACTTTCTGGCTTCGGCCACCGCCGGGCTCTCCGATGCCACCAAAAAGAACTACAGGATAGCCATGATAAACTTCTTCGGGTTTATAGAGAGACAAAACGGCGAAGAGGACGGAAAGTCCCACCACTACGGCATAGTTCTCAAAAACTGGGGCGGACTTTCCGGAAAGAGCGGTACCAAACTACCCTCCTACATGCGTGAAGAGGAGGTTGAGCGTTTTATGGAGGCTATAGATACCTACCCGTTTAGGCAAGCCGTAGCGGCCAGAAACAGGCTTCTTATAAAGATGATTCTCTTTACCGGAATACGAGTCGGTGAAGCGCTGAACCTGAAAGTCAAAGATCTGATACCGGAAGACGGCGTCTACTTGATAAGGGTCCTGGGCAAAGGGAACAAGGCACGTGTGGTGATGATAAAAGCCTCTCATATTAATGAATATCTAAAAGAGTGGCTCTCGCTGAGAGAGTGCCGTGAAGAGTATCTCTTCTGCAATAAAAAGGGGACTCCCCTCACCCAGGCGTACGTGAGCCGGATCGTCGAGAAGATTCTAATGCGTGCGGGAATCAGAAAAGAGAAGAACGGAGCCCATATGCTCAGGCACACTTTCGCCACGATGCTATATCTGAAGAAGAAAGATCTCGTACTTGTACAGGAGGCTCTCGGACATGCAAGTCTTGACACCTCCCGTATCTATACCCACTTCGACAAAGATCGTCTTAAAGAGGCGGCGAACGTTATGGACGAGATAGCGGGAGGGAGCAAATGA
- a CDS encoding MutT-like protein, whose translation MKRSFGILPYKVEEGLKLYLVHMGGPYWKKRKRSWSIVKGEPEEGEEPLSAAVREFFEETGQKIEGNFIPLGTVKTPFKTVTVWAVEAEPDTKISSNSFTIEWPPHSGIKKEFPEVDRAGWFSPEDAEKIVVKSQIPIIERVKNLLQKN comes from the coding sequence ATGAAAAGAAGCTTCGGAATTCTTCCGTATAAAGTAGAGGAGGGCCTTAAGCTCTATCTCGTACATATGGGCGGCCCCTACTGGAAAAAGAGAAAACGCTCATGGAGCATAGTCAAAGGTGAGCCGGAAGAGGGCGAAGAGCCTCTCTCGGCAGCGGTTAGGGAGTTCTTCGAGGAGACCGGCCAGAAGATCGAAGGCAACTTCATACCGCTAGGAACCGTGAAAACTCCATTTAAAACAGTAACAGTCTGGGCGGTAGAGGCCGAACCTGATACAAAAATCTCTTCAAACAGCTTCACGATCGAGTGGCCGCCTCACTCCGGCATTAAAAAGGAGTTTCCGGAAGTAGACAGAGCAGGGTGGTTCTCTCCGGAAGATGCCGAAAAAATCGTTGTAAAGTCGCAGATTCCCATCATCGAAAGAGTGAAGAATCTTCTGCAAAAAAACTAA
- a CDS encoding UDP-N-acetylglucosamine 1-carboxyvinyltransferase, translated as MDYLSITGPARLEGEIEISGAKNAALPLLAATLLSDQPCSIENVPEVADIHTMLKLLGKLGSRFIFEDHSLTIDNEAIENTTATYDIVKTMRASILVLGPLLARFGRCEVSLPGGCAIGQRPIDLHLKALEQMGAQIEIKNGYVVATAPEGLSGARIIFDKITVTGSENIIMAAALAKGKTELINVAKEPEVVQLCEVLRDAGVEIEGIGTDELTIHGTDRAPLKLNPFSIIPDRIEAGTYLCAAAITYSTVTLKSVRADHLDAVTSKLHEAGCRVETKEDSLTLYPAARLKAFEISTAEYPGFPTDMQAQFMALATQAEGVSIIEERLFENRFMHVSELQRLGASIHLKGHTATLNGPIQLLGADVMATDLRASSALVLAGMAASGVTNLHRIYHLDRGYEALHEKLKSLGAHIERLKE; from the coding sequence ATGGACTACCTATCTATAACTGGACCTGCCAGACTTGAGGGGGAGATAGAGATATCAGGTGCGAAAAATGCCGCCCTGCCCCTTCTGGCAGCCACACTGCTGAGCGACCAACCCTGCAGCATTGAGAATGTGCCGGAGGTCGCCGACATACATACGATGTTGAAGCTGCTGGGAAAACTCGGAAGCAGGTTTATCTTCGAAGACCACTCCCTGACCATCGACAACGAAGCCATAGAGAACACAACCGCAACATACGACATAGTCAAAACGATGCGCGCCTCGATTCTGGTTCTGGGCCCCCTGCTCGCCCGTTTCGGACGGTGCGAAGTGAGTCTGCCCGGAGGCTGCGCCATAGGCCAGAGGCCGATAGACCTGCACCTCAAGGCACTCGAGCAGATGGGAGCGCAGATCGAGATAAAAAACGGCTATGTAGTCGCGACGGCACCTGAAGGGTTGTCCGGTGCACGCATCATCTTCGACAAGATAACCGTAACAGGAAGTGAAAACATAATAATGGCCGCAGCATTGGCAAAAGGAAAAACCGAGCTGATAAACGTAGCCAAAGAGCCCGAAGTGGTTCAGCTTTGCGAAGTTTTAAGAGATGCGGGTGTAGAAATAGAGGGAATAGGCACAGATGAGCTCACTATCCACGGAACCGACAGGGCGCCTCTCAAGCTCAACCCCTTCTCCATTATCCCTGACAGAATAGAGGCCGGAACATACCTGTGCGCCGCTGCAATTACCTACAGCACCGTGACTCTGAAGAGTGTGAGGGCCGACCATCTCGACGCCGTCACGTCCAAACTGCATGAAGCCGGCTGCAGAGTAGAGACAAAAGAGGATTCACTCACACTCTACCCCGCCGCCAGGCTGAAAGCTTTCGAAATCTCCACCGCGGAGTATCCCGGGTTTCCTACCGATATGCAGGCACAGTTCATGGCGCTCGCAACGCAGGCGGAAGGGGTTAGCATAATAGAAGAGAGGCTTTTCGAAAACCGCTTCATGCACGTGAGCGAACTGCAGAGGCTCGGAGCCAGCATACACCTAAAAGGGCATACAGCGACGCTGAACGGCCCCATACAGCTGCTTGGAGCAGACGTAATGGCGACCGACCTGAGAGCCAGCAGCGCCCTGGTTCTGGCGGGAATGGCAGCCAGCGGAGTTACAAACCTCCACCGTATATACCACCTGGACAGAGGGTACGAAGCTCTTCATGAAAAGCTCAAGAGCCTGGGGGCCCATATAGAGAGACTGAAGGAGTAG
- a CDS encoding phospholipase A1 precursor has protein sequence MIGTVWMKLILSGLCLLVLPFVSKLPADDNIQMVKKHLVESLEINGTSKKTIASIAYSSFNLRAYKANYFLPVSYSYSGDITPTEGHETKNIETEFQVSVRYDFASNIFGLGGLYSFGYTQRSWWQLYAKSAYFRESNYQPELFGIIPTYGVLKNRALKGFKIALIHQSNGRGGESERSWNRVSVSTFFQTGNLITKLELWYRLPDFVDYNPDLIDYLGYGQVQFILPYEEHLFKLTFRPGESISRCSTEFTYSYPLPAREENDLFLYIKTFNGYGESLIDYNHNVNKISIGVSISR, from the coding sequence TTGATCGGAACGGTCTGGATGAAGCTGATTTTGTCGGGGCTCTGTCTCCTGGTTTTACCTTTTGTATCGAAGCTTCCCGCGGATGATAATATCCAAATGGTAAAAAAGCACCTGGTTGAATCCCTGGAGATTAACGGGACCTCCAAAAAGACTATTGCGTCCATTGCATACTCCTCTTTTAACCTGAGAGCCTACAAAGCGAACTATTTTCTGCCGGTAAGCTACAGTTACAGTGGTGACATCACACCTACCGAAGGGCACGAGACAAAGAATATCGAAACCGAGTTTCAGGTTAGCGTCCGGTACGATTTCGCATCGAACATTTTCGGGCTGGGAGGGCTCTACAGCTTCGGATATACTCAAAGGTCATGGTGGCAGCTATATGCAAAATCTGCCTATTTCAGAGAGTCAAACTATCAACCGGAGCTTTTCGGTATCATTCCGACGTATGGAGTTTTGAAAAACAGAGCTCTCAAAGGCTTTAAAATAGCGTTGATACATCAATCCAACGGGCGCGGCGGAGAGTCTGAACGCAGCTGGAACAGAGTCTCTGTCTCTACTTTTTTTCAGACCGGAAACCTGATTACCAAGCTGGAGCTCTGGTACAGGCTGCCTGATTTTGTCGACTACAACCCTGACTTGATAGACTACCTCGGGTACGGTCAGGTCCAATTTATACTTCCATATGAAGAGCATCTTTTCAAATTGACTTTCCGGCCGGGTGAATCAATAAGCCGGTGCTCCACGGAATTTACCTACAGTTACCCTCTTCCCGCAAGAGAAGAGAACGACCTTTTTCTCTACATCAAAACATTCAACGGCTACGGAGAGAGCCTGATAGACTACAACCATAATGTCAATAAAATCTCCATAGGCGTTTCCATAAGCCGTTAG